In a single window of the Nocardiopsis composta genome:
- the cyaB gene encoding class IV adenylate cyclase, which produces MIEVERKREIGADAEKLKARLAELGFEEAGTATETDTYYSRPDIDFLETVECLRVRRRPGSAEVTYKPASTTATRTADGVIAKKETNLALPGAEHAADAEALLEAIGMVPLARVDKTRTSYRHPGHTGATVSVDAVAGAGVFAEAEVIGGDAEAAAELMAEVERETGLDAYPVVVLPYRDLVLAAGGQPSRT; this is translated from the coding sequence GTGATCGAGGTCGAACGCAAGCGCGAAATCGGCGCAGACGCCGAGAAGCTCAAGGCCCGCCTGGCCGAGCTCGGCTTCGAGGAGGCCGGGACCGCCACCGAGACCGACACCTACTACAGCCGCCCCGACATCGACTTCCTGGAGACGGTGGAGTGCCTGCGGGTGCGCCGCCGCCCCGGCTCCGCCGAGGTCACCTACAAGCCGGCCTCCACCACGGCCACCCGCACCGCCGACGGGGTCATCGCCAAGAAGGAGACCAACCTCGCCCTTCCCGGGGCCGAGCACGCCGCCGACGCCGAGGCGCTGCTGGAGGCGATCGGCATGGTGCCCCTGGCCCGGGTGGACAAGACCCGCACCTCCTACCGGCACCCCGGCCACACCGGGGCAACCGTGTCCGTGGACGCCGTGGCCGGCGCCGGGGTGTTCGCCGAGGCCGAGGTCATCGGCGGCGACGCCGAGGCCGCTGCGGAGCTGATGGCCGAGGTGGAGCGGGAGACCGGGCTGGACGCCTACCCGGTGGTGGTGCTGCCCTACCGCGACCTGGTCCTGGCGGCGGGAGGGCAGCCGTCTCGCACGTGA
- a CDS encoding DNA-methyltransferase: MQTIHQGDALAILPALGAGTVDAVITDPPYNVSSPTAAAKGTASARSKYVSSDAQHTLPDFAGDNKDQRGYAYWLTLLLGASLHATRQGGSCLVFTDWSQLPATSDALQAAGWIWRGIVPWEKPATRPFKNGFRRACEYVLWGTHGEPHRHVPDIYLPGLLRGSQPRGNRRQHITQKPVEIMRELVKIAPEGGTVLDPCMGSGTTGVAALEEGRRFIGIEYTEHYAQVARDRLAAVQPALA; encoded by the coding sequence ATGCAGACCATCCACCAGGGCGACGCCCTAGCGATCCTGCCGGCCCTCGGCGCCGGCACCGTCGACGCCGTCATCACCGACCCGCCCTACAACGTCTCCAGCCCCACCGCTGCGGCGAAGGGCACCGCCTCGGCCCGCAGCAAGTACGTCTCCTCCGACGCCCAGCACACGCTGCCCGACTTCGCTGGTGACAACAAGGACCAGCGCGGCTACGCCTACTGGCTCACCCTCCTGCTCGGGGCGTCCCTGCACGCCACCCGTCAGGGCGGATCGTGCCTGGTATTCACCGACTGGTCGCAGCTGCCCGCCACGAGCGACGCCCTGCAGGCCGCCGGGTGGATCTGGCGCGGGATCGTGCCCTGGGAGAAGCCGGCCACCCGCCCCTTCAAGAACGGGTTCCGGCGCGCCTGCGAGTACGTGTTGTGGGGAACCCACGGCGAACCGCACCGGCACGTCCCAGACATCTACCTGCCCGGCCTGCTCCGCGGCTCCCAGCCGCGGGGAAACCGCCGGCAGCACATCACTCAGAAGCCCGTCGAGATCATGCGGGAACTGGTGAAGATCGCCCCCGAGGGCGGCACCGTGCTCGACCCCTGCATGGGGTCCGGGACCACCGGCGTCGCCGCGCTGGAGGAGGGGCGTCGGTTCATCGGCATCGAGTACACCGAGCACTACGCCCAGGTCGCCCGCGACCGCCTCGCGGCCGTGCAGCCCGCACTGGCGTAG
- a CDS encoding PBSX family phage terminase large subunit: MNLDALTRHLSRAQIRSITGAMDTPQIALWSGAVSSGKTISSLLAFLILLTRAPSHGLVVIVGRTLQTIERNLIDPLQSPELFGPLAGQVHHTAGSTTAVILGRTVHLVGASDARAESRIRGATVALAYVDEATLVPQSFWMMLLSRLRVRGAKLLATTNPDYPGHWLRQDFVLRASAVGMRHWHFTLDDNPSLDPAYVALLKSQYTGLWFRRFILGEWIAGEGSVYDMWDPEAHVVAWERLPRMQRLLCAGVDYGTTNPTSALLLGLGEDGLLYLVDEQRHEPRREAQRLTDAELSARLRAWIAAEHLPHGGRVPVEYVAVDPSAASLRVQLYRDGLATTPAHNDVLHGISMVANLLARRQLLVSDRCTGWIGEVGGYAWDPKATEKGQDAPIKADDHSLDAGRYAVATSEALWRPHLVDPMGLAA, encoded by the coding sequence GTGAACCTCGACGCGCTGACGCGGCACCTGTCGCGTGCGCAGATCCGGTCGATCACGGGGGCGATGGACACGCCGCAGATCGCGCTGTGGTCGGGGGCGGTCTCCAGCGGGAAGACGATCAGCTCGCTGCTGGCGTTCCTCATCCTGTTGACGCGGGCGCCGTCGCACGGCCTGGTCGTCATCGTCGGCCGGACACTGCAGACCATCGAGCGCAACCTGATCGACCCGCTGCAGTCGCCAGAACTGTTCGGGCCGCTGGCCGGGCAGGTGCACCACACGGCAGGGTCGACGACCGCGGTCATCCTCGGGCGCACCGTGCACCTGGTGGGCGCCTCGGACGCCCGGGCGGAGTCGCGGATCCGCGGCGCGACGGTGGCGCTGGCCTACGTGGACGAGGCGACGCTGGTGCCGCAGTCGTTCTGGATGATGCTGCTCAGCCGTCTTCGGGTGCGCGGTGCCAAGCTCCTCGCGACGACGAACCCGGACTACCCCGGGCACTGGCTGCGGCAGGACTTCGTGCTGCGCGCCAGCGCCGTGGGGATGAGGCACTGGCACTTCACGTTGGACGACAACCCGTCGCTGGACCCCGCCTACGTGGCGCTGCTGAAGTCCCAGTACACGGGATTGTGGTTCCGGCGGTTCATCCTCGGCGAGTGGATCGCCGGCGAAGGGTCCGTCTACGACATGTGGGACCCCGAGGCGCACGTCGTGGCCTGGGAGCGGCTGCCGCGGATGCAGCGGCTGCTGTGCGCGGGCGTCGACTACGGCACCACCAACCCGACCTCGGCGCTGCTGCTGGGGCTGGGCGAGGACGGGCTGCTGTACCTGGTGGACGAGCAGCGCCACGAACCCCGCCGGGAGGCCCAGCGGCTCACCGACGCGGAGCTGTCGGCGCGGCTGCGGGCCTGGATCGCCGCCGAGCACCTCCCGCATGGGGGCCGGGTGCCGGTGGAGTACGTGGCGGTCGACCCCTCCGCAGCGTCGCTGCGGGTGCAGCTGTACCGGGACGGGCTGGCGACGACGCCGGCGCACAACGACGTCCTGCACGGCATCTCGATGGTGGCGAACCTGCTGGCGCGCCGGCAGCTGCTGGTGTCGGACCGGTGCACGGGATGGATCGGCGAGGTCGGCGGCTACGCCTGGGACCCCAAGGCCACGGAGAAGGGCCAGGACGCGCCGATCAAGGCCGACGACCACAGCTTGGATGCGGGCCGGTACGCGGTGGCGACTTCGGAGGCGCTGTGGCGGCCGCACCTGGTGGATCCGATGGGACTGGCGGCGTGA
- a CDS encoding phage portal protein translates to MPLPDRDAPWPPKSTELPQALYDTWGAWYSGRPDELARVYGGANSANRITPAPRPSQYRGGVVGTVARWFWGRPPNAEQQPSRLHVPLAGDIAATSADLLFGEPPTLAAEDPATQERLEYLMDEGGMHAALLEGAELASAYGGVFLRVSWNRALAGHPIVEPIAPDCAAPEWAGQHLRAVTFWRVLSEPDATVVVRHLERHEAGRVFHGLYEGGRDSLGTKVPLTEHPETAGFADAVGPDGGIATGAERIAVEYLPNMRPNRIIRGTPLGRSDYAGVEHLMDALDEAWSSWMRDIRLAKARLVVPEAWLETQGRGQAAMFDVEREFYAPLKMLQGAGDSAGQLMELFQPEIRVAEHAQTCTELSEQIVRGAGFSAQTFGESRDLAVTATEVTTRERRTYSTRARKIQYAGPRLAALAETALEIDKAQFASKVKPQRPVVTWPDGVQESPTQVATTAELLSRARAASTQTLVQIVHPEWDEAQVAEEVGRIEAADQPPPWMSAGLISTGRRVEEAGDGGTEQAGAGESGGEGPGAPRRGGQRRPVPDPQPRRPGQGDPRRGARQGR, encoded by the coding sequence GTGCCGCTCCCTGACCGGGACGCGCCCTGGCCGCCGAAGTCGACCGAGCTGCCGCAGGCGCTGTACGACACGTGGGGCGCCTGGTACTCCGGGCGGCCCGATGAGCTGGCGCGGGTCTACGGCGGCGCGAACAGCGCCAACCGGATCACCCCGGCGCCGCGGCCGTCGCAGTACCGCGGCGGCGTGGTGGGCACGGTCGCGCGCTGGTTCTGGGGGCGCCCGCCCAACGCCGAGCAGCAGCCCAGCAGGTTGCATGTGCCGTTGGCCGGCGACATCGCCGCCACGAGCGCGGATCTGCTGTTCGGGGAGCCCCCGACCCTGGCAGCCGAGGACCCGGCCACTCAGGAGCGGCTGGAGTACCTGATGGACGAGGGCGGTATGCACGCCGCCCTGCTGGAGGGCGCCGAGCTCGCCTCGGCTTACGGCGGCGTGTTCCTGCGCGTGAGCTGGAACCGCGCGCTCGCCGGCCATCCGATCGTGGAACCGATCGCGCCGGACTGCGCCGCCCCGGAGTGGGCCGGTCAGCACTTGCGCGCGGTGACGTTCTGGCGGGTGCTGTCCGAGCCGGACGCGACCGTGGTCGTGCGGCACCTGGAGCGCCACGAGGCGGGCCGGGTGTTCCATGGGCTGTACGAGGGCGGCCGGGACTCGCTGGGTACGAAGGTGCCGCTGACTGAGCACCCCGAGACCGCGGGGTTCGCCGACGCGGTGGGCCCGGACGGCGGGATCGCCACGGGGGCGGAGCGCATCGCGGTGGAGTACCTGCCCAACATGCGCCCGAACAGGATCATCCGCGGCACCCCGCTGGGCCGGTCGGACTACGCTGGTGTCGAGCACCTGATGGACGCCCTCGACGAGGCGTGGAGCAGCTGGATGCGTGACATCCGGCTCGCGAAGGCCCGGCTGGTGGTGCCCGAGGCGTGGCTGGAGACGCAGGGCCGGGGCCAGGCCGCGATGTTCGACGTGGAGCGGGAGTTCTACGCGCCGCTGAAGATGCTGCAAGGGGCGGGCGATTCCGCGGGGCAGCTGATGGAGCTGTTCCAGCCGGAGATCCGGGTCGCCGAGCACGCCCAGACCTGCACGGAGCTGTCCGAGCAGATCGTGCGCGGCGCGGGCTTCTCTGCCCAGACCTTCGGGGAGAGCCGCGACCTGGCGGTGACGGCGACCGAGGTGACCACCCGGGAGCGGCGCACCTACTCCACCCGGGCCCGCAAGATCCAGTACGCCGGCCCGCGGCTGGCCGCGCTGGCGGAGACGGCGCTGGAGATCGACAAGGCGCAGTTCGCCTCGAAGGTGAAGCCGCAGCGGCCCGTGGTCACCTGGCCTGACGGGGTGCAGGAGTCGCCCACCCAGGTCGCCACCACGGCGGAGCTGCTGTCGAGGGCGCGCGCCGCCTCCACCCAGACCCTGGTGCAGATTGTCCATCCCGAGTGGGACGAGGCGCAGGTCGCCGAGGAAGTCGGCCGGATCGAGGCCGCGGATCAGCCGCCGCCGTGGATGTCGGCCGGCCTCATCAGCACAGGGCGCCGCGTAGAGGAGGCGGGCGATGGTGGGACCGAGCAGGCCGGAGCGGGAGAAAGCGGCGGCGAAGGGCCAGGCGCTCCCCGACGCGGAGGGCAGCGGCGGCCGGTTCCCGATCCGCAACCGCGGCGACCTGGCCAAGGCGATCCGCGCCGTGGGGCGCGCCAGGGGCGGTGA
- a CDS encoding major capsid protein, with translation MSVTLAQAQVNSQDDVDYAVIDNLRRYSWLLDHVVFDDTVTPGTGGSSLVYGYTRLLAARGAAFRAFGSEYAPTHATRERKTVELKPLGGSFEIDRVLARLGNPATNEVSFQMQQLLTGIRTKFQHELINGDVAADPNGFDGLDKLLVGSSTEYSPLDEGVSTGYLDWTAGTINDQPKAMAALDVLDDFLSRIVPSTTGGGDLGAPGALPPGVKAILGNTTSITRVRALARWAGMYTAAKDELGRHVEMYGPWTLVDIGDDMTGAAPIIPIESRDADADGGTTPDVTGLTDLYAVSFGLDSFHGASMAGLPLVSTFMPPFDLPGAVKKGEIEMGPVAAVLRNVKSCGVLRNIKVSGV, from the coding sequence ATGTCCGTGACCCTCGCTCAGGCGCAGGTCAACTCCCAGGACGACGTGGACTACGCCGTCATCGACAACCTGCGCCGCTACTCGTGGCTGCTGGACCATGTCGTCTTCGACGACACCGTGACACCGGGCACCGGCGGGTCCTCGCTGGTGTACGGCTACACCCGGCTGCTGGCCGCCCGCGGTGCTGCGTTCCGTGCGTTCGGCAGCGAGTACGCGCCCACGCACGCGACCCGTGAGCGCAAGACCGTCGAGCTGAAGCCGCTCGGCGGGTCATTCGAGATCGACCGGGTGCTGGCGCGGCTGGGCAACCCGGCGACCAACGAGGTCAGCTTCCAGATGCAGCAGCTGCTGACCGGCATCCGCACCAAGTTCCAGCACGAGCTGATCAACGGCGACGTCGCCGCCGACCCCAACGGCTTCGACGGCCTGGACAAACTGCTGGTCGGCTCGTCGACTGAGTACTCCCCGCTCGATGAGGGCGTGTCCACCGGCTACCTGGACTGGACTGCCGGGACGATCAACGACCAGCCGAAGGCGATGGCGGCGCTGGACGTGCTGGACGACTTCCTGTCGCGGATCGTGCCCTCCACCACCGGCGGCGGGGACCTCGGAGCGCCGGGTGCGCTGCCGCCCGGGGTGAAGGCGATCCTCGGCAACACCACCTCGATCACCCGGGTGCGGGCGCTGGCACGCTGGGCGGGCATGTACACCGCCGCCAAGGACGAGCTGGGCCGGCACGTGGAGATGTACGGGCCGTGGACGCTGGTGGACATCGGCGACGACATGACCGGTGCGGCTCCGATCATCCCGATCGAGTCGCGCGACGCCGACGCCGACGGCGGCACCACCCCGGATGTCACCGGCCTGACCGACCTGTATGCGGTCTCCTTCGGCCTGGACTCCTTCCACGGGGCCTCCATGGCCGGGCTGCCCCTCGTGTCGACGTTCATGCCGCCGTTCGATCTGCCGGGCGCGGTGAAAAAGGGCGAGATCGAGATGGGGCCGGTCGCTGCGGTGCTGCGCAACGTCAAGTCGTGCGGCGTGCTGCGAAACATCAAGGTCAGCGGGGTCTGA
- a CDS encoding HK97 gp10 family phage protein: MGRVSLNQKVINSLGSWGPVDRDMRRRADRVASAARGRGPIDTGEYVSSIGVERLPRHGYRITASAAHAAYVEFGTRPHEIRPRVKKALWWEGAPHPVARVWHPGTTATHNMAEALELGARGRTHT, translated from the coding sequence GTGGGCAGGGTCAGCCTGAACCAGAAGGTCATCAACTCTTTGGGCAGCTGGGGTCCGGTGGACCGGGACATGCGGCGCCGGGCCGACCGTGTCGCCTCCGCGGCGCGCGGCCGGGGCCCGATCGACACCGGGGAGTACGTGTCCTCCATCGGGGTGGAGCGGCTGCCGCGGCACGGCTACCGCATCACCGCCAGCGCGGCCCACGCCGCCTACGTGGAGTTCGGGACCCGCCCGCACGAGATCCGGCCCCGCGTGAAGAAGGCGCTGTGGTGGGAGGGCGCACCGCACCCGGTGGCCAGGGTCTGGCACCCCGGCACGACGGCGACGCACAACATGGCCGAGGCGCTGGAGCTGGGCGCCCGCGGCCGCACACACACCTAA
- a CDS encoding Ig-like domain-containing protein codes for MADNPNAIRVSGLDGGKCYVAPLGSQLPQGLDPFGPEWWDLGAIDPEGLNESYEEERSEKRPLGYKSPVRTDIISVSKTLVTPMWETNPYTMALYDGVPLSALVERPGGIIEYPVHRPKGQMRYMLAVDTFDGTNHERTVCPIAEVTSRAERTKTAESVTAQGLTWTVYEGSDGLMFHRYFLSDGMWLPVETMELTGTATVAVGATTQLTANAHFYNETTEDVSATADWDTSAPTTATVDADGTVTGVAAGTAMITASYRGVAAQLEVTVTA; via the coding sequence ATGGCGGACAACCCGAATGCGATCCGCGTATCGGGCCTGGACGGCGGCAAGTGCTACGTCGCCCCGCTCGGGAGCCAGCTACCGCAGGGCCTGGACCCGTTCGGCCCGGAGTGGTGGGACCTGGGGGCCATCGACCCCGAGGGGCTCAACGAGTCCTACGAGGAGGAGCGCAGCGAGAAGCGCCCGCTGGGCTACAAGAGCCCCGTCAGGACCGACATCATCAGCGTGAGCAAGACCCTCGTCACCCCGATGTGGGAGACCAACCCCTACACCATGGCGCTGTACGACGGGGTTCCGCTGTCCGCCCTGGTGGAGCGGCCGGGCGGCATCATCGAGTACCCGGTGCACCGCCCCAAGGGCCAGATGCGCTACATGCTGGCCGTCGATACGTTCGACGGCACCAACCACGAGAGGACCGTGTGCCCGATCGCGGAGGTCACCTCCCGCGCCGAGCGCACGAAGACCGCGGAGTCCGTGACCGCACAGGGCCTGACCTGGACGGTCTACGAGGGCAGCGACGGGCTCATGTTCCACCGCTACTTCCTGTCCGACGGCATGTGGCTGCCGGTGGAGACCATGGAGCTCACCGGCACCGCGACCGTGGCGGTCGGCGCGACCACCCAGCTCACCGCGAACGCGCACTTCTACAACGAGACCACCGAGGACGTGTCGGCGACCGCGGACTGGGACACCTCCGCGCCGACCACGGCGACGGTCGACGCCGACGGCACCGTGACCGGTGTGGCGGCCGGCACCGCGATGATCACCGCCTCCTACCGGGGCGTGGCCGCGCAGCTGGAGGTCACCGTCACCGCGTGA